The region ACTTTTCCGTTCAACTGCATAGATATCTCAATCATATGATTAATTCAGATTGAACAGTTTAACAGTCCGGGAGGGAGCTGGCGGACACAAATGGTGAGAAGCTTGCGGCTGACTCGCTATGACGGAGTGGATGTTGCTGATGACTGGATGAACCAAGGAAACTTACTGAACCGATGCTTGGACTCGGAACATGTGAAGACAAGTATCTTGAGTTAAGAGATGACATAGATGGGTAACCGTTGGAACGCGGTGAATTCATGTGCGAAGCTAGAGATCTTTGGGATGCATTCCTAAGATCTACAGAGCTACGGCTGACGCTAAGAGAGGGGGATTGGCGGTAGGACCTTAGAGATGGCTGCATGAAAGGGGTACTAGCTAAAGAGTGGTTACGTGAAGCAGATTGTGAATGTGAAGCAATTTGTATTGCTGAAGATGAAGCATATGATGACCTCATAGAAGACATGAAAGAGGACGCCGCAGAGGATGGGGTTGATAACAGCAGGGGTGTGGATTCTGAAGGTGGTGGGTCAGACAAACCCGTTCTTGCATCTCGTTTACAAACTGGGCAAAAGGTTCTCCATGAAGTAAGCCAAGAATCCACACAGACAGCATGAAACTCTGTCAATAATTCAccagaaagaaaaaaaaaagaattaaaataatTCATAGCAAAGTCAATAATTAATAAGCAATATGCTAATAACTCCAAAACAGGCTACATAGATTAACCTTCCTTTGAAACAACAGATAAATAGCCAGGATGCGCATAGCAAAAtacaaaacaaaggaaaacaagAAATATGAAGGCCTCGTTTCATGCCCTACTGCCatacaataacaacaacaatcaaatttTATCCCACTAAGTAGGGTCGACTTTCATCATAATGTTCTATCCAGGACCATGCTTCTGTCCAAATCGCTTATCTCGAGGTCTTTCTTAATAACTTCTCTTAAATCTTTTCTAGATTTTCCTCTATCTCTAATTGTTTGACTTCTCTCCCTTTAATCTAGTCATCTTAACACAGCATCTACAGGTCTTCTCTCTACATACCCAAACAACCTAGTCTATTTTCCACCATCTTTTCTACTATACGTCTCAAAATAAAATTCTAAGACATTTATTATATACTCATTTTCAATAAAACCGAAGTGTATGGCTGGAATTCCTGGGGAAATAGCCATAACCTGTTTCATGAGTCATCATGACAATGACATTGTCATTTGCCGGGTAATGGTAACTGGCATTTGCATTAGAAGTTCACACCATGTTGCCACGGGCTTTCATATATCTCAACACAGGAACAGCATTTGATCCAATAATCAATCACACAGTACATAAGTGTTCCTTGAAGATAACAAGACACTGAATCTGAGAAGGAAATAAATTTAACATAGGAAGACTTACTGTGACAACAGGGCAGAATCCTGAGTTTCTCTCCAGGGCAATAGTCTTCAAGGCAGATAGCACACGTTCTTGATGTACAGTTATCTTCCAAAGCAGAAGTGAAGATCAAACTTGGCATTGCTTTCACTAGGCGGCTACTCATTCCATGAAACTCACGAACATGAGAAGAAGCTCGAGGCCTTTCTCTTCTTATGCGATGCCTGCGGACGAAGAAACAAGTAGCCAGCACTGCAGACATAGCTAGCAGGGAAATAAATGAAATGGCCATGATAGACCATGCTGAGTTTTCAAAAGTTGGAATGAGCCATGTTTCCACATTTGTCAAACCAGTGTATTTCTTTAGTATTTCACCCGAAGCTTTTGATATAAATACCGCATGTATTCTTATACCAGCTGCATTTCCTGCCACTGAAATTCGAAAACTGTTGATCAATAATTATCAAAATACGACTAAGGTATGTACATATATACAGATACATCAAAAGAAATCAATCCAACAAGAAATTATAGTCAATATCATTTCTTTCACAGCAGAATTGACATGATTGCCAAGTGTCAATTATTTTAATTGTTACCCCTAAGTTTTTCTAGAACTTTGTTCAATAGTTACCAACGTCCCAATCTAAACAAATACAAAGAATGCCACATCTGAGGAGAAAAATAGACCGTTCTTTCTTTAACATTCAATTTAACATAAGGTATCAACCAACAAACCTAGACCTCATCATCAAAAGAACTCTTCTTCATTCCAGAAGTCTCAAGAGGTGTATATAAATTTAAGCATTCGACACTTGACTACATGTTCAAGACTTCGATTCCCACCATAAACTGGAGGACGCCTTTATAGAGAAAAACATTTATCCTATATCCAATCCATTTTAAATTCTTAAAGCTTAGCATATTCTGTAGACAGAGAACTACTTAAGCACTACGGCAGTAGCAATGCAAGATCATTTAGTTGAAACTGTATTTTGTAAGTTCAGAAGATGAAAGTGAATCCCCAGTTAAAATTCAAAAAATACTTCCAAATGACATTCTTTGCTTGCTATATACCACTGAGGGTACAAATGTTTCTGCAGATAAGAATTTCAAAATATTGAATCAATATGCACTGCATCGAAAGCATCAACCCTGATATATGCTTTCCAAGAGACATTGTATTAACGAACTTGATTGCTGACTAGGGTTATCAATCCCAGATAGCGGAGAGGAGCAGCCGACCCCAAAAATGGGATAGCGGATAGCCTATTTGACTATTTTTTGGACTAGTTATATGAATAATAACtataaaatgtaaaataaataaataacacaatacccataaaaaattcataaaatcAAATATCAAAGCACAAAGCTTGATAAAAAACTCTTAACCAAATTCAACAACTCTTAATCAAAAACATATACGAATAATAACTATACTTTAAAAAAACAGAGGACAGTGAGAACACaagagaagaaaaaataaaattttaaagaATAACAGAGGAGAGTGAAAAcagaaaagaagaaaagaagaaagaagaagaacAGCGACGGCGGCACTGGGAGGGAAGGAATCGAACACGGGGGTGTAAGCGAACGGTAGAAGATTGGGAACGGGAACGAGAGTGAGAGCACGAGGAAGGTAGCAAAGAAAGAGTTCTAAGGTTAGGGCAAAACTGTCCGAAATGACACAAAAGGGCTTAAAAGCTAAGCTTTTTAAGGGTAAATGAGGTTTTTCTGGGTTAAAACAGTTAGCGGGTTTTAACCTGCTCCAAGCCGGGAAGCGCTCCGCTCCCGCAACCCGCTACAAGCTCAATCGCGGCCGCGATCTCAACCTGAGACGCGAAGTGCTACGCCATAGCGGCCAGCCTCAGCGGCGCTCTCCCGGGATAGTGCCGCTATTTTCCCCGAGATAGATAACTCTGTTGCTAACTTGTAAATAAGACATTGCAATTTCATTTTAGGTTATATTAAGCATAATCACTATAAAATCTACAGCTACAACAATTTCAAGATAATGAACCTCTAGTCTGTAATAAAACATTTTGCCAAAACCAGTGAGTGTGCCATACAACTCCTATTAGCCTTCATGATGTGTCAAAAAATAAGTTTAATGACAATCACACGTCTGAAGAGAAAGATAAATAACAAAATAGTGCCACATGAAAGAATTGGTCATTACTTGCAACTAGGATGCCGCCATCTTCATTGTCATAGATTATTGCAGCTTTGTAGCCAGCCTTTTGTGCCATCCTAACCTTGTCCTCAAAGCTACACCCTCCTCTAATCATCAAAAGAAAAGGTGAACTAGTATTCGGAAATTGTTTAGCTTTATTTGTAACTTCTGTACATGCATCTAGCGGCTCTGCCAAGAATAAGACTCCATATTCTCCAGACCCTTTGACCGACGGAGCTGAAATCAAAAGCCATTCATGTTAACAAAACCATACAGATAAATTAACATCAGCACCACCTTCACACGCAATACAATAATATTAGAACAATAACACAACCCCAAATTTACATTCTTTTTCACCATCCTTCACCCAATCAAAGCACAAATTTAGTAATACAAAAAACAGCAGTTTTTCTTtggaatgtcaagtacatgctTAAAATCCACATCACCATCAAACTCAACAAAAAACATTGGAACAACAACATCACATCAATGATCAAACTTGTAATCTTCTTGGCTGTTTTTGTTCTTTCACAAAGGAAAAAACACATTTACATGCAACTAAGTCTATGCTTTGCATGCTTCCACTCTTTGTTGACATATTCCAGAAtcatttcaaaacattttctctctcactctttatttttatttttatttattagaTGAGATTTGACTTTTCAACATGACAAAAGCACTACCATAGTAGAAATTTTCAATACACACAAGTGACATAAAcaaaaatcatattcaaacaagcTGAAATCAAAGCACAGTGTATCCAAATTTGAAGATTATAAATAAAGCAGAGAGAAAACTCACAGAAATTAGCTTCAATATCATCGAAGGAGAGAGTGATGTTATTCCCAATCAGAACCACCTTAGCAGCCGCCATAGCAGACAAACTCACCAGAGAGAAGAAAAAAAAGCAAAGATTCGAGGTACCCATTAAAGCAATAGATTCGAAAAGCACGAAAGAAAAGATTTTGGGATGAAAATCATACAAAGCAGAAAGTGTGAAGAAGAAATTGGGAAATTtgaaaattagggtttggaaaaGAGTGCAAAAAGAAGCGAAACATCAGCTTCCATGTCAAAAATGAATCTTCCCTTGTTCTATTCCTTCATGCTTTCTGCTCTCTCTTCAAATTGATTACAAAATTGAAATAATAATATTATGACAACAAAATGGGAAATAAAATATTGCAAATTAAAATATGTTTTTGACCCAAAGAGATAAAAATAATCAATATGTCATGTCTTCTAAAGCTTCTTCTATTTCATTGGTACTTACTATATTAGATACTGTTATTATCTTTGTCTAAACAAAATTGTGAATTTTATCAACAAAATTGTGAATTTTATCAACAAAatttagaatatatatatatatatatatatattaatttatatatatattaatttaatttataagtaaataatattatgtataaatttttgggagaattagggttattcatgttaaggttaatctatcaattataattagggtttattgatcggttataatcagagtttggtagttatgacctaattgaaaccctaattaatcaagtgcgacactaattagggttaagtagactggtgtacaacccagatcttttcctataaataaagtgttatttccttgcattttcttcaccactgtttcctatcactttctgtatcgagttgagttcatggcatctccaagaccgtcgtcatggcagcgaacatcatcaaggcgcccggatcctgaaccagtaatcttaaaaagggatgggcatgttattttctcgcctttgaaacccccaatggagatgaaattttggaacatccgttcgttggaccaactaaaaaggtccttgatgtcttggttagagggagattaccaacctggtgaagtcatcagaaggattcagaggcttagaacaaggttctcatttgaaactggagaaacgatacgttggtgggttgaagttgaaagcgacattgattgcatccaaatgatgcatggatcagacgacatagtgttaactgttgtaatttcttagattttaatggttgtttgtcatgttgttgttgtatttgttattgttctagtacttgttcttgttttagtacttgtttttgttccagtatttgtttttgttttagtaattggtgttgtaatgtgagatgtttgtgtttgttgttcaagtgtcatcttctatttggaataaaaagtaaacttaaatttaaaatgattttggtacacagatttatgaatatgaaaactaagttgtggaactagatccacgatatggacatttgttcttattatgccctagttgtctacatatgctacacttcctctgcattttctctgcgacgtccatttcagttctaatgcgcctgctatttgggcgaccacttttattccgccgcatcgattcgttgtgccaaacaatttccccgtcatactctggccaatacgcctccaatgctaccaccggaaagggattgtcgtatacattgagcaatgttgcaactttgtagatcggagacactagcgataatgcatcgaagtggttgtgtgaacacgctgcaatgacatgggaacaaggcatacgataggcctgaaattgaccacagtcgcaccaacggtctggtattaggaccctatactcttgcctgggcagcccttggttgtggtcaattgtttccttgacactaaaagtgtggccatggcggtcgaattccgtaacccgatggctgctggctttggcagattcctgcctcataaacttcatgcaggcatcactatatacctgactcgtctgcaacacatcatgccagcgcctgcctcttgttacgaacaacgttgccatccgaaaataggtcgcactcaccaatgcggttaccgggaggttacgtatgcccttaaagacgccgttcattgattccacaagatttgttgtcatgtggccccacctcaccccatcgtcatatgatctagtccacttcgctctgtcgatattatcgatccacctccctgcatcagagtttgccaacactatttcccggcggtagtattggaatccaggttggtttaatgcataccccgcatttatcaaatgttgcttcaagaagttatccttgaactcccgcataaaattttgggcaatatgcctgatgcagtaaacatgggtagacggggggtcatgtcaaccatttgctggattattgtatgcactgtctattgaagcgtgcctgtcagaaatcacgcagatgccagcttgtggagtcacgtgcgttcgaagattcttaaggaagaaactccatgcagcagccgtttctccttccaccaatgcaaaggctattgggaaaatatttgaattgccatcttgtgcgaccgccatcagtaacgatcctttgtatttcccatacagccaagttccatcgacttgaacaagtggtttgcagaatgtgaacccgatgatgcagggacggaatgcccagaaaagtctgtggaaaattccattaccttctagacgagttccgtcaggggattgtgcaggcaaggtctccattatagtaaccgtcccaggtgaatacaatcgtagtgcagccaggtagcgtggtagttgtttgtatgattcctcccagttaccgtacaccagttcaattgccttggttttcgctaaccaagcctttctgtatgacggtgtatatttgaaaacagtcacacaatgggagataattgttttgaccttcagtgacgggtcagcctcaactagaggtaatatggaatggcagatcatgtcatggctaagtttgcgatgatcctgtgccatgttggtgttgacgcaaatgtgagcttgagatatggaccctatcacccacgcattatgcttcttcttgtacgatgccatcaacctatatccacactccggatttttgcatacaataacgtatctttccggatttgatttgataacatcgtagtcaacacaatttttcaagtgccagttctttattgctaacagacactcttccttggtccgaaattggtcacccttctttaagtcctcatcagacctcatatatgagttgtagaacatatctgatgagggctcatcctcgcccaagttaagtgttgtgaagtgcgtaggaggtgagtagcgttgcgctataggtatttgaggttggtcttcgtcttcaga is a window of Lathyrus oleraceus cultivar Zhongwan6 chromosome 6, CAAS_Psat_ZW6_1.0, whole genome shotgun sequence DNA encoding:
- the LOC127091008 gene encoding receptor homology region, transmembrane domain- and RING domain-containing protein 2, whose amino-acid sequence is MGTSNLCFFFFSLVSLSAMAAAKVVLIGNNITLSFDDIEANFSPSVKGSGEYGVLFLAEPLDACTEVTNKAKQFPNTSSPFLLMIRGGCSFEDKVRMAQKAGYKAAIIYDNEDGGILVAMAGNAAGIRIHAVFISKASGEILKKYTGLTNVETWLIPTFENSAWSIMAISFISLLAMSAVLATCFFVRRHRIRRERPRASSHVREFHGMSSRLVKAMPSLIFTSALEDNCTSRTCAICLEDYCPGEKLRILPCCHKFHAVCVDSWLTSWRTFCPVCKRDARTGLSDPPPSESTPLLLSTPSSAASSFMSSMRSSYASSSAIQIASHSQSASRNHSLASTPFMQPSLRSYRQSPSLSVSRSSVDLRNASQRSLASHMNSPRSNGYPSMSSLNSRYLSSHVPSPSIGSVSFLGSSSHQQHPLRHSESAASFSPFVSASSLPDC